A genomic segment from Microbacterium sp. SORGH_AS_0428 encodes:
- a CDS encoding discoidin domain-containing protein, producing the protein MRRIRASLALVVALVLAFTGLATVPATAATPDDDVDTIVARLQEYYLAQGDEIIIANGIYLARVSEAQEYAASQNADGSWSDVNYADRTSSANGATWSAYIALYRMLAMAYAYRDSDAKGFEDPALVTAVDRALTYWDAVDPGNQNWWETEIGESMAMGRISIFLGGVLSDEAFAASLKHNTGKLDPVGANGAWRTTNYLFEAVASRNFENIASGFDTMAATVAVDNSGNVNEAVQPDASFWAHEAQLYSEGYGMALFTNVALWADAARGTSLGFTRAQLDDIAFYIINGTRWMIRGEVGMLYLGYRPPKTIDGVTSYASEFLEPLDEMARTDALYATQYRALADNIRGKTPGNGVTGDKYFWRSEFSSHIRDEYAVFTRLNSSRTVGAEYRSTFRPEVGNEVFWNSASATAIQVNNREYLDLGPAFDWFHYPGVTAPYLKEQTRGTNGRVGNGGSFTGGVSDGRYGANVYTLDRAKTKGLKSTFLFDDEMVALGTGIGSTADAAVHSVVNQAAAKDNATVDGKPVADGADGVVVDDPAWAYNDEVGYVFPSDAPVTVSNKAQTGSWVGEDAVSRDAFTLYFDHGTKPTDAGYEYIVLPAASPAEVERYAAAPAVRILQNDASVQAVQHAGLQRTMATFFQADALDLGDGRTLEVNQPAIVILDESGAEPVVSIANPDKPGLVVAVTLRGPDAVHAGTFALGSGPNLGKTVTASLTPTDGAQASAYSASSSAEGRGAALAGDGDAATSWASADGGVQWVAKDLGAGAFVTGLTLEWGAQAATRYLVQTSQDGANWSDLRFVQDAEGGTETLEFPPTAATYLRVLLLESTGGSGYSIAEMSVEASRNLALGRSVTASGGSAAGSITDGNMASRWSANLSDTAWTQVDLGSVQSIGTVRLWWEASYAKQYRIQVSDDQSNWRDAYVTPSGGSDGGLDVIAVQENARYVRMQSIQRSTTQYGVSIWEMEVFEGDAIASAPTTPVGRENLALGRPTTAESSYNATLEPRFATDGIGTTRWASRREDAPYKTERWLQVDLEGPRTVNQAVLTWESATSNDFRLEGSLDGQTWQELARVQKTSAELKNTVDFADAEVRYVRVAGLPVTKYGISLFEFELYGGYNFSCTSPDVSAAHGDIATVTASIAPLDADDAFTAYPVDAAVARVEGVPRVGAEGSVAFDLRAGESGSTRVLLTHAKGDEISWCTVNVAVDTAALQELVDRGNALDSNIYTAESWRPVLPALEAAKDALRTSGIGQPVIDQRAEALRAALDGLVEIGQEPEVTVPSAPASLTAAAEGSAVIATWLAPEDDGGAAVSAYELTIGDRVIPVGGDVLTGRADGLAPGTYAVSVRAQNEAGWSPATTPVSVEVVEQSDRTPTVTASDGLRAGGTVTVTGAEFTPGAQYLVQLRSSPRDLGTVTADAAGAFTLTGDIPADVPGGAHTIVVMRDGVDIASVAVQIEAAAGGGTDPQNPQSPQNPADGALPSTGADLAWVPWTAAAALLMLTLGGALVLDRRRRRAGD; encoded by the coding sequence ATGAGAAGAATCAGGGCCTCGCTGGCTCTCGTCGTCGCCCTGGTGCTCGCCTTCACAGGGCTCGCCACCGTGCCCGCGACGGCAGCCACCCCTGACGACGACGTCGACACGATCGTGGCGCGTCTGCAGGAGTACTACCTGGCGCAGGGCGATGAGATCATCATCGCCAACGGCATCTACCTGGCGCGTGTGTCCGAAGCGCAGGAGTACGCCGCATCCCAGAACGCCGACGGCTCCTGGTCCGACGTGAACTACGCCGACCGTACGAGCTCGGCGAACGGCGCGACCTGGTCCGCCTACATCGCGCTGTACCGCATGCTCGCGATGGCCTACGCGTACCGCGACTCCGACGCGAAGGGCTTCGAGGATCCCGCCCTCGTGACCGCGGTCGACCGCGCCCTGACGTACTGGGATGCGGTCGATCCCGGCAATCAGAACTGGTGGGAGACCGAGATCGGCGAGTCCATGGCCATGGGGCGCATCTCGATCTTCCTCGGCGGAGTGCTCAGCGACGAGGCGTTCGCCGCCAGCCTGAAGCACAACACCGGAAAGCTCGACCCGGTCGGTGCCAACGGTGCATGGCGTACGACGAACTACCTGTTCGAGGCGGTGGCCTCGCGCAACTTCGAGAACATCGCCTCCGGGTTCGACACGATGGCCGCGACGGTCGCCGTCGACAACTCCGGGAACGTCAACGAGGCCGTGCAGCCCGACGCCAGCTTCTGGGCCCACGAGGCGCAGCTCTACAGCGAGGGCTACGGCATGGCGCTGTTCACCAACGTCGCGCTGTGGGCGGATGCGGCGCGGGGCACGAGCCTCGGTTTCACCCGCGCGCAGCTCGACGACATCGCGTTCTACATCATCAACGGCACGCGCTGGATGATCCGCGGCGAGGTGGGGATGCTCTACCTGGGCTACCGACCGCCCAAGACGATCGATGGCGTCACGAGCTACGCATCGGAGTTCCTCGAACCGCTCGACGAGATGGCGCGCACCGATGCCCTCTACGCCACGCAGTACCGCGCACTCGCCGACAACATCCGCGGCAAGACCCCCGGCAACGGCGTCACGGGCGACAAGTACTTCTGGCGGTCGGAGTTCTCCTCCCACATCCGCGACGAGTACGCCGTCTTCACGCGTCTGAACTCCAGCCGCACGGTCGGCGCGGAGTATCGTTCCACGTTCCGTCCCGAGGTCGGCAACGAGGTCTTCTGGAACTCGGCGTCGGCCACCGCCATCCAGGTGAACAACCGTGAGTACCTCGACCTCGGTCCCGCCTTCGACTGGTTCCACTACCCGGGTGTCACGGCTCCCTACCTGAAGGAGCAGACGCGAGGAACGAACGGCCGCGTCGGCAACGGCGGCAGCTTCACGGGGGGCGTCTCCGACGGGCGCTACGGCGCGAACGTCTACACGCTCGACCGCGCGAAGACGAAGGGTCTGAAGAGCACCTTCCTCTTCGACGACGAGATGGTGGCGCTGGGAACGGGCATCGGCTCGACGGCGGATGCGGCCGTGCACAGCGTCGTCAACCAGGCCGCTGCCAAGGACAACGCGACGGTGGACGGCAAGCCCGTCGCCGACGGTGCCGACGGTGTCGTCGTGGACGACCCGGCATGGGCCTACAACGACGAGGTCGGATACGTCTTCCCGTCCGATGCGCCGGTCACCGTCTCCAACAAGGCGCAGACCGGAAGCTGGGTGGGCGAGGATGCGGTGAGCCGCGACGCCTTCACCCTGTACTTCGACCACGGCACGAAGCCGACGGACGCGGGCTACGAGTACATCGTGCTGCCCGCCGCATCCCCGGCTGAGGTCGAGCGCTACGCCGCCGCTCCGGCGGTACGCATCCTGCAGAACGACGCGAGCGTGCAGGCCGTGCAGCATGCGGGCCTTCAGCGCACGATGGCGACGTTCTTCCAGGCCGATGCCCTCGATCTCGGCGACGGACGCACGCTCGAGGTCAATCAGCCCGCGATCGTCATTCTCGACGAGTCGGGTGCGGAGCCCGTCGTCAGCATCGCGAACCCCGACAAGCCGGGGCTGGTCGTGGCCGTCACCCTCCGGGGGCCGGACGCGGTGCACGCCGGAACCTTCGCTCTGGGGTCGGGACCGAACCTGGGCAAGACCGTCACGGCGTCCTTGACGCCGACCGACGGCGCCCAGGCGTCGGCCTACTCGGCGAGCAGCTCCGCCGAGGGGCGCGGTGCCGCGCTCGCCGGCGACGGCGATGCCGCCACCTCCTGGGCGTCCGCCGACGGCGGGGTGCAGTGGGTGGCCAAGGATCTGGGCGCCGGCGCCTTCGTGACGGGACTGACCCTCGAGTGGGGCGCCCAGGCAGCCACGCGCTACCTCGTGCAGACCTCGCAGGACGGCGCCAACTGGAGCGATCTGCGCTTCGTGCAGGATGCGGAAGGGGGCACCGAGACGCTCGAGTTCCCGCCCACGGCGGCGACCTACCTGCGGGTGCTGCTTCTCGAGAGCACCGGAGGAAGCGGCTACTCGATCGCCGAGATGTCGGTCGAGGCCAGTCGCAACCTGGCGCTCGGCCGATCGGTGACGGCGTCGGGCGGGTCCGCAGCCGGCAGCATCACCGACGGAAACATGGCCAGCCGCTGGAGCGCCAACCTCTCTGACACGGCGTGGACCCAGGTGGACCTCGGCTCGGTGCAGTCGATCGGCACCGTCCGGCTGTGGTGGGAGGCCTCGTACGCGAAGCAGTACCGCATCCAGGTGTCCGACGATCAGAGCAACTGGCGCGACGCCTATGTGACGCCCTCGGGCGGCAGCGACGGCGGACTCGACGTGATCGCGGTGCAGGAGAACGCCCGCTATGTGCGGATGCAGTCGATCCAGCGCAGCACGACGCAGTACGGCGTCTCGATCTGGGAGATGGAGGTGTTCGAGGGCGACGCGATCGCCTCGGCGCCCACGACACCCGTCGGGCGGGAGAACCTCGCGCTCGGTCGGCCCACGACCGCAGAGTCGTCGTACAACGCCACGCTCGAGCCGCGCTTCGCCACCGACGGGATCGGGACGACCCGCTGGGCGTCGCGCCGCGAGGACGCACCGTACAAGACGGAGCGCTGGCTGCAGGTCGACCTGGAAGGGCCGAGGACCGTCAACCAGGCGGTGCTGACGTGGGAGTCGGCGACCTCGAACGACTTCCGGCTGGAGGGCTCGCTCGACGGTCAGACGTGGCAGGAGCTGGCCCGAGTGCAGAAGACCTCGGCGGAGCTGAAGAACACGGTGGACTTCGCCGACGCCGAGGTGCGTTACGTGCGGGTCGCCGGTCTGCCGGTGACGAAGTACGGCATCTCGTTGTTCGAGTTCGAGCTGTACGGCGGCTACAACTTCTCGTGCACCTCGCCGGACGTGAGCGCGGCCCATGGCGACATCGCCACCGTGACCGCATCCATCGCCCCGCTCGACGCAGACGACGCCTTCACCGCCTATCCGGTGGATGCGGCCGTCGCCCGCGTCGAGGGCGTGCCGCGCGTCGGTGCGGAGGGTTCGGTCGCCTTCGACCTGCGGGCGGGGGAGTCGGGCTCGACGCGAGTGCTTCTCACTCACGCGAAGGGCGACGAGATCAGCTGGTGCACGGTCAACGTCGCCGTCGACACCGCCGCGCTGCAGGAACTCGTCGACCGCGGCAACGCGCTCGACAGCAACATCTACACCGCTGAGAGCTGGCGCCCGGTGCTGCCCGCACTGGAGGCGGCCAAGGATGCGCTGCGCACGAGCGGGATCGGACAGCCGGTGATCGACCAGCGGGCCGAGGCTCTTCGCGCCGCGCTGGACGGCCTCGTCGAGATCGGTCAGGAGCCCGAGGTCACGGTGCCTTCGGCGCCCGCCTCGCTCACGGCGGCTGCCGAAGGCTCCGCGGTCATCGCGACATGGCTGGCGCCGGAGGACGACGGCGGGGCCGCGGTCTCGGCGTACGAGCTCACGATCGGTGACCGGGTGATCCCCGTCGGCGGCGACGTGCTGACCGGGCGTGCCGACGGGCTCGCTCCCGGTACGTACGCGGTGTCGGTGCGTGCGCAGAACGAGGCCGGTTGGTCACCGGCGACCACGCCGGTGTCGGTGGAGGTCGTCGAGCAGTCGGATCGGACGCCGACCGTGACCGCCTCGGACGGACTGCGGGCCGGAGGCACGGTGACGGTGACGGGCGCGGAGTTCACGCCCGGCGCGCAGTACCTCGTGCAGCTGCGCTCGAGTCCGCGGGACCTCGGCACCGTCACGGCGGATGCGGCCGGAGCGTTCACGCTCACCGGGGACATCCCCGCCGACGTCCCCGGTGGTGCGCACACGATCGTCGTGATGCGCGACGGCGTCGACATCGCCTCCGTGGCGGTGCAGATCGAGGCCGCGGCCGGTGGTGGAACGGATCCGCAGAACCCGCAGAGCCCGCAGAACCCGGCGGACGGAGCGCTCCCGAGCACGGGAGCCGACCTCGCCTGGGTGCCGTGGACCGCGGCGGCGGCACTGCTCATGCTCACCCTGGGCGGTGCGCTCGTGCTCGACCGGCGCCGGCGCCGCGCGGGCGACTGA
- a CDS encoding sugar ABC transporter substrate-binding protein: protein MKRSISAAVALVAVAVPLAACSSGGGDAASTELTSGPITIWYSTNEQEIAWGKAVVEAWNADHPDEQVTAEAIPAGKSSEDAISAAITAGNTACLVYNTAPAAVPSFQKQGGLVNISKTFDDGESFITERSGDAADGFRSPDGDLYQVPWKANPFMLYYNKTAFAEAGLDAEAPKLSTYDDVLAAAKAIKDAGAADYALYPPASGDYTNALFDFYPFYLANSDGTQLVADGTATFTSDAGMQTLEFWKTLYADGYSSAEAYSGDAWAGPFADGVAAMGIAGPWGAAQFDGKVEYGVVPLPTADGKTLEETYTFGDSKNVGLYTSCQNKQTAWDFAKFSMDADNDLALLETTGQFPIRTDLTEVAGDYLAANPLLATFAQAVPLTVDVPNIANATEIWQTFRDTWGAAVQSGQGDLAEQMKSAADKIDSLAAQG from the coding sequence ATGAAGCGTTCCATCAGCGCTGCTGTCGCCCTCGTCGCCGTTGCCGTTCCGTTGGCAGCGTGCAGCTCGGGGGGCGGCGACGCAGCGAGCACAGAACTCACGTCCGGTCCGATCACGATCTGGTACTCGACGAACGAGCAGGAGATCGCCTGGGGCAAGGCCGTCGTCGAGGCGTGGAACGCCGACCACCCGGACGAGCAGGTGACGGCGGAGGCCATCCCGGCCGGCAAGTCCTCCGAGGATGCGATCTCGGCCGCGATCACCGCGGGCAACACCGCCTGCCTCGTCTACAACACCGCACCTGCCGCGGTGCCCTCGTTCCAGAAACAGGGCGGCCTGGTCAACATCTCGAAGACGTTCGACGACGGCGAGTCGTTCATCACCGAGCGCTCGGGCGACGCGGCGGACGGGTTCCGTTCGCCCGACGGCGACCTGTACCAGGTGCCGTGGAAGGCCAACCCCTTCATGCTCTACTACAACAAGACCGCCTTCGCCGAGGCCGGGCTCGACGCCGAAGCCCCGAAGCTCTCGACCTACGATGACGTGCTCGCCGCCGCGAAGGCGATCAAGGATGCGGGCGCCGCCGACTACGCGCTGTACCCGCCGGCATCCGGCGATTACACGAACGCGCTGTTTGACTTCTACCCGTTCTACCTCGCCAACTCCGACGGCACGCAGCTGGTGGCCGACGGTACGGCGACGTTCACGAGCGACGCGGGCATGCAGACGCTCGAGTTCTGGAAGACGCTCTACGCCGACGGCTACTCGTCGGCCGAGGCGTACAGCGGCGACGCCTGGGCGGGCCCGTTCGCCGACGGTGTCGCCGCGATGGGCATCGCCGGTCCGTGGGGTGCCGCGCAGTTCGACGGCAAGGTCGAGTACGGCGTCGTGCCGCTTCCGACCGCCGACGGCAAGACGCTCGAAGAGACCTACACGTTCGGCGACTCGAAGAACGTCGGTCTGTACACCTCGTGCCAGAACAAGCAGACCGCGTGGGACTTCGCGAAGTTCTCGATGGATGCCGACAACGACCTCGCTCTGCTCGAGACCACCGGTCAGTTCCCGATCCGCACCGACCTCACCGAGGTGGCGGGCGACTACCTCGCCGCGAACCCGCTGCTCGCGACCTTCGCCCAGGCCGTCCCGCTGACGGTCGACGTGCCGAACATCGCCAACGCGACGGAGATCTGGCAGACCTTCCGCGACACCTGGGGTGCCGCGGTGCAGTCCGGCCAGGGAGACCTCGCCGAGCAGATGAAGAGCGCCGCCGACAAGATCGACTCGCTCGCAGCCCAGGGCTGA
- a CDS encoding CGNR zinc finger domain-containing protein codes for MSESRERSPFPAVGGHPGFDLVDTVHWRLDSSRAIDTLADFDDVVAWCAQMGVVDDGALAAVTAADPDAAAREFRAIVALREAIYEAVFTSSESAAHLIAEEYVAARGRSTLQRDAGSASWRWRVPGDVSAPRAAIAVLAHDLITSDLHAARQCADDACGWVYLDTSPRHNRIWCTAAGCGNRNRVARHAARKGA; via the coding sequence ATGAGTGAGTCGCGGGAGAGGTCGCCGTTTCCCGCGGTGGGCGGTCACCCGGGCTTCGACCTCGTCGACACGGTTCACTGGCGGCTCGACTCGAGCCGGGCGATCGACACCCTCGCCGACTTCGACGACGTCGTGGCGTGGTGCGCCCAGATGGGGGTCGTGGATGATGGCGCTCTCGCGGCCGTGACTGCGGCGGATCCGGATGCGGCGGCACGCGAGTTCCGAGCGATCGTCGCGCTGCGCGAGGCGATCTACGAGGCGGTCTTCACCTCATCCGAGTCGGCGGCGCACCTCATCGCCGAGGAGTACGTCGCCGCCCGTGGTCGCTCGACGCTCCAGCGCGACGCGGGATCTGCGTCCTGGCGGTGGCGGGTACCGGGAGACGTCTCGGCGCCCCGTGCGGCGATCGCCGTTCTCGCCCACGACCTGATCACCTCGGACCTGCACGCCGCCCGTCAATGCGCCGACGATGCATGTGGCTGGGTCTATCTGGACACATCGCCGCGACACAACCGGATCTGGTGCACGGCTGCGGGGTGCGGCAACCGCAACCGCGTTGCGCGCCATGCGGCCCGCAAGGGTGCATGA
- a CDS encoding MFS transporter has translation MFSRLSIRPHRAGLGRDFGRFWLAQGASSVGAQISELAVPMLAVLALHASAGEAGLLGAARWVPFLLLALPLGVLVDRSRRRRILITSDLARAAVTAVIVALALAAVLTLPVLVVLVGVLGAFTVAFEVAYQSFLPTVAGRDQLERANGRLQATVAATEIGGPGLAGLLIQALSAAGALAVHAVAYVVSAAALLRIRTPEAIPASSGRSAMADLREGLAFVRRDGYLVALLGFSAIYNLFAQWIMVLFTVHAVRELGLEAGHLGLVFGLGAIGAVIGAACAPASVARFGAGPVLVACAAAESAVLAALPFLPGAWGGTALVAVLVVVFAVNGAGTSLSSVAAVTLRQLRTPDHLLGRVNATMRWISYGVVAIGAAAGGAVGEIIGTRWGMAIGCAGVLLTVIWVGASPLRRIRDPRSLARDVTEAKASA, from the coding sequence ATGTTCAGCCGCTTATCCATTAGGCCACATCGCGCGGGTCTCGGCCGCGACTTCGGTCGGTTCTGGCTGGCGCAGGGCGCCTCGTCGGTCGGCGCGCAGATCAGCGAGCTGGCGGTTCCGATGCTGGCGGTGCTGGCGCTCCACGCCTCCGCCGGCGAAGCGGGGCTTCTCGGAGCGGCACGGTGGGTGCCCTTTCTGCTGCTCGCGCTGCCGCTCGGGGTGCTGGTCGATCGCTCCCGACGGCGCCGCATCCTGATCACGTCAGACCTTGCCCGCGCGGCGGTGACCGCGGTGATCGTCGCGCTCGCTCTCGCGGCGGTGCTGACTCTGCCCGTCCTCGTCGTGCTCGTCGGGGTGCTCGGCGCCTTCACCGTCGCCTTCGAAGTGGCCTATCAGTCGTTCCTGCCGACGGTCGCCGGGCGCGACCAGCTCGAGCGGGCGAACGGCAGGCTCCAGGCGACGGTCGCCGCCACCGAGATCGGCGGACCGGGGCTGGCGGGCTTGCTGATCCAAGCCCTCTCGGCCGCGGGGGCGCTCGCGGTGCACGCCGTTGCGTACGTCGTCTCCGCCGCCGCACTCCTCCGCATCCGCACGCCCGAGGCCATCCCCGCCTCATCCGGGCGCAGCGCCATGGCCGACCTGCGCGAGGGACTCGCGTTCGTCCGCCGCGACGGCTACCTCGTCGCCTTGCTCGGCTTCTCGGCGATCTACAACCTCTTCGCGCAGTGGATCATGGTGCTCTTCACCGTGCACGCAGTGCGTGAGCTCGGGCTCGAGGCCGGCCACCTCGGCCTGGTGTTCGGACTCGGCGCGATCGGGGCCGTGATCGGCGCCGCCTGTGCACCGGCGAGCGTGGCGCGATTCGGAGCCGGCCCCGTGCTGGTGGCATGCGCTGCCGCGGAGAGCGCCGTGCTCGCTGCGCTTCCGTTCCTCCCCGGCGCGTGGGGCGGGACCGCACTGGTCGCAGTCCTCGTCGTCGTGTTCGCTGTCAACGGCGCGGGCACGTCGCTGTCGAGCGTCGCGGCGGTGACGCTGCGTCAGCTGCGCACGCCGGACCACCTGCTGGGCCGCGTCAACGCCACGATGCGGTGGATCTCGTACGGCGTCGTAGCGATCGGCGCGGCGGCCGGGGGTGCGGTGGGCGAGATCATCGGCACACGATGGGGCATGGCGATCGGCTGCGCGGGGGTGCTGCTCACGGTGATCTGGGTGGGCGCATCACCGCTTCGCCGCATCCGGGATCCGCGTTCGCTCGCTCGTGACGTCACCGAGGCGAAAGCGTCCGCCTGA
- a CDS encoding DUF1275 family protein has translation MDPKHLVSSAALALLAGFVDGFAFVMLGGFFVSFMSGNTTQASAELTGGAWGAAAYAGLLVAAFVVGGVTGTAVSIRARSRGVMTLVAAMLLAAAALAGLGVVLAAGPVLAAAMGATNAVHSRDGAAPFGITYMTGQLMKLAENIVAAFRGGDRRAWMRHLALWLAIAIGAVGGAAAARLVGPVALWLPAAAAGATAITLFLRRRRPSSAAVAPHRSDA, from the coding sequence GTGGACCCGAAACACCTCGTCAGTTCGGCGGCGCTTGCGCTGCTGGCCGGTTTCGTCGACGGCTTCGCCTTCGTCATGCTCGGGGGCTTCTTCGTGTCGTTCATGAGCGGCAACACGACGCAGGCCTCCGCAGAACTGACAGGCGGCGCGTGGGGCGCGGCCGCATACGCAGGTCTGCTCGTGGCCGCCTTCGTCGTCGGCGGGGTGACCGGAACGGCCGTGTCCATCCGCGCCCGATCGCGCGGTGTGATGACGCTCGTCGCGGCCATGCTCCTCGCGGCCGCCGCGCTCGCGGGGCTCGGCGTGGTTCTCGCGGCGGGGCCGGTGCTCGCGGCCGCGATGGGCGCCACCAACGCCGTGCACTCACGCGACGGCGCCGCCCCCTTCGGCATCACGTACATGACGGGGCAGCTCATGAAGCTCGCCGAGAACATCGTCGCGGCCTTCCGCGGCGGCGACCGGCGCGCGTGGATGCGGCACCTCGCGCTGTGGCTCGCCATCGCGATCGGTGCTGTGGGCGGTGCCGCTGCGGCGCGCCTGGTCGGCCCCGTGGCGCTGTGGTTGCCGGCCGCGGCCGCGGGCGCGACCGCGATCACGCTCTTCCTCCGTCGGAGACGGCCCTCTTCGGCGGCCGTCGCCCCGCACCGCTCGGACGCGTAG
- a CDS encoding LCP family protein, whose protein sequence is MATRPRRRGTVARHGRLRSPHPLMQALAVAGVAVAVAIVSAAGVVGFHVWDAAATIGNNAVEIGNEGDPALPPGLGEIEGGVNLLLAGTDSCEGQDLRMFPRCGIDDDGGERNDVTMLVHISDEPRRVTVVSFPRDTYVPIAECQDADGNTVGGGTEKINASYMYGGLGCTVRTVEELTGEDIQFAAAIRWTGVINLSDAVGGVDVCLQGDISDRHTGLALSAGTHTLQGIEALQFLRIRHGIGDGTDLGRISNQQQFMSSLVRKLQGDAVFGDAGKLLNFANVAMTQLRDKQLVLDKQLANPTRMVQIAMALKDVPFEDILFVQYPTAYEGDGLVPISDAADALFAALRENRPLQLTGEASGGFGVEVTGEAPGATTSEPTPGARPRAARHCRRTRRLSCRRRFRGRRRIR, encoded by the coding sequence ATGGCAACGCGTCCCCGCCGCCGCGGAACGGTCGCCCGGCACGGACGGCTCCGCTCGCCGCATCCGCTGATGCAGGCGCTGGCCGTCGCCGGGGTCGCGGTGGCCGTGGCGATCGTCTCCGCCGCGGGCGTCGTCGGGTTCCACGTGTGGGATGCCGCGGCGACCATCGGCAACAACGCCGTCGAGATCGGCAACGAGGGCGATCCGGCCCTGCCTCCCGGGCTCGGTGAGATCGAAGGCGGCGTGAACCTGCTGCTCGCCGGCACCGACTCGTGCGAGGGCCAGGATCTGCGGATGTTCCCGCGCTGCGGCATCGACGACGACGGGGGCGAGCGCAACGACGTCACGATGCTCGTGCACATCAGCGACGAGCCGCGTCGGGTCACCGTCGTCTCGTTCCCGCGCGACACCTACGTGCCGATCGCCGAATGCCAGGACGCCGACGGCAACACGGTCGGCGGCGGCACGGAGAAGATCAATGCGTCGTACATGTACGGCGGTCTCGGGTGCACGGTACGCACCGTGGAGGAGCTCACGGGCGAGGACATCCAGTTCGCGGCCGCGATCCGTTGGACCGGTGTGATCAATCTCTCGGACGCCGTCGGAGGCGTCGACGTATGCCTGCAGGGCGACATCTCCGACCGGCACACCGGACTCGCGCTCTCGGCCGGCACGCACACGCTCCAGGGCATCGAGGCTCTGCAGTTCCTGCGCATCCGCCACGGCATCGGCGACGGGACCGACCTCGGCCGCATCTCGAACCAGCAGCAGTTCATGTCGTCGCTCGTGCGCAAGCTGCAAGGCGATGCGGTGTTCGGGGATGCGGGCAAGCTGCTGAACTTCGCCAACGTCGCCATGACGCAGCTGCGTGACAAGCAGCTCGTGCTCGACAAGCAGCTCGCGAACCCGACCAGGATGGTGCAGATCGCGATGGCGCTGAAGGATGTGCCGTTCGAGGACATCCTGTTCGTGCAGTACCCGACGGCGTACGAGGGCGATGGACTGGTGCCCATCTCGGATGCCGCAGACGCGCTGTTCGCGGCGCTGCGCGAGAACCGGCCGCTGCAGCTCACGGGCGAGGCCAGCGGCGGGTTCGGCGTCGAGGTCACGGGCGAGGCGCCCGGCGCAACGACATCTGAGCCGACCCCCGGCGCGCGACCGAGGGCGGCGAGGCACTGCCGTCGGACACGGCGGTTGAGCTGCCGTCGTCGATTCCGGGGCAGACGGCGAATCAGGTGA
- a CDS encoding LCP family protein, translated as MSPTRSGRRQTVARHGRLRSPHPVAQFFKLVAVSLAVVLVAGIGIVGYNVWSFATNLNEDAVALEGQSAVPPDIGAIEGGVNLFLAGTDACEPDYAALFGDRCTGADSEGDLNDVNLLLHISDNPRRVTVISFPRDLMIPIPSCTREDGSAVSAMSKQQLNSTFSYGGLSCAVKTISQLTGQNIPFAASVTFGGVIQITDAIGGVDVCIANGIRDPYTGIDWPAGTRNVQGLDALQFLRTRHGVGDGGDLGRISNQQQYMSRLARKLVGEGVLSDPATLYKLATVGVENVTPSQSLTNPMTLVQIALAVKEVPFDEIVFVQYPTVTDPADANRVVPNRDAADALFAAIEANQQLVLTGKTSQGDGTVAADPTQSPTPEPTESADVAQPTTPADSVALPSSIAGQTAAEETCSNGNLR; from the coding sequence GTGAGCCCGACCCGAAGCGGGCGCCGCCAGACGGTGGCGCGCCACGGCCGATTGCGCTCGCCGCATCCCGTCGCACAGTTCTTCAAACTCGTCGCGGTCTCCCTCGCCGTCGTCCTCGTCGCAGGCATCGGCATCGTGGGATACAACGTGTGGAGCTTTGCGACCAACCTGAACGAGGACGCGGTCGCGCTGGAGGGCCAGAGCGCGGTGCCGCCGGACATCGGCGCGATCGAGGGCGGCGTGAACCTCTTCCTCGCCGGCACCGACGCCTGCGAGCCCGACTACGCCGCGCTCTTCGGAGACCGGTGCACGGGTGCCGACTCCGAGGGCGACCTCAACGACGTCAACCTCCTGCTCCACATCTCCGACAACCCTCGCCGCGTGACGGTCATCTCCTTCCCGCGGGACCTCATGATCCCGATCCCCTCCTGCACCCGCGAGGACGGCTCGGCGGTGTCCGCGATGAGCAAGCAGCAGCTCAACTCGACCTTCTCGTACGGTGGTCTGAGCTGCGCCGTGAAGACCATCTCCCAGCTCACCGGCCAGAACATTCCGTTTGCGGCATCCGTCACGTTCGGTGGTGTGATCCAGATCACCGATGCCATCGGCGGCGTGGACGTCTGCATCGCGAACGGCATCCGCGACCCCTACACGGGGATCGACTGGCCGGCCGGAACGCGCAACGTCCAGGGTCTGGACGCCCTGCAGTTCCTGCGCACCCGGCACGGCGTCGGTGACGGCGGCGACCTCGGCCGTATCTCGAACCAGCAGCAGTATATGTCGCGGCTCGCGCGCAAGCTCGTGGGCGAGGGTGTGCTCAGCGACCCGGCCACGCTCTACAAGCTGGCGACCGTCGGCGTCGAGAACGTCACGCCGAGTCAGAGCCTGACCAATCCGATGACGCTGGTGCAGATCGCGCTGGCCGTCAAGGAGGTGCCGTTCGACGAGATCGTCTTCGTGCAGTACCCGACCGTCACCGATCCCGCCGACGCGAACCGCGTCGTCCCGAACCGCGACGCCGCCGATGCGCTCTTCGCGGCGATCGAGGCCAACCAGCAGCTCGTGCTGACCGGCAAGACGAGCCAGGGCGACGGCACCGTCGCCGCCGACCCCACCCAGTCGCCGACCCCCGAGCCCACGGAGTCGGCCGACGTCGCTCAGCCCACCACTCCCGCCGACAGCGTCGCGCTGCCCTCCTCGATCGCAGGACAGACCGCGGCCGAGGAGACGTGCTCGAACGGAAACCTCCGCTGA